Proteins encoded in a region of the Oscarella lobularis chromosome 5, ooOscLobu1.1, whole genome shotgun sequence genome:
- the LOC136186938 gene encoding uncharacterized protein isoform X1: MVDARTREQKLLFVLAANIVARRRPLETAAIVNVAKLVQCGVALELEDEWDSEGEDGDLKARICKTIWMLKELYDSELLSTETDQRRLAFSAFSSILQEHDPFVWRECLLSYTELSDKKLEESVGEANFFSPFSFLEDCVVLASGDRTVDFNSPYRPGKRLTENNTNGGQRKKSAISLLFNSKSDARKLLWSILKNQRDVMQLRSLAHATRRQAEFSIHSRVTPNEKLDRSAFEQRIYKFCSEELRQFWRPLGLRLGLSSSELKDIGDEFDGYGDEYRALAVLRNCSIRDEAALCNVRDILQEIKRSFFSQKNIEQKIQNLPKRDVPFFGRLEELKQVESFFWGEESNEAHLLPISHKLQYICGVGGVGKTSLALQYATRLERAYQRSMVFIHAQSLMTAEASLHEYFLLENARNDKSAARLSVKQLFSLFYDSVKRNNRMLIVFDNADQLETMAKYLPPSSVSCHVLITTRTSHPNILFNGENSNVLVLETLEESIATSSLIYFTGRVKESLPRRELEAARKIAVEAPVEGLPIALRHAGSYLLRHCDVTFEDYWETLAEGQRQLVAAALNLDDFLRYFRLSHLEEVLPRVGINTPSDLLLKSDDIMLQPFDRQSMNFAVEKLKTTRYSFLTWEMDISDIEKNSPVAFSILSCCCVMASRLIPQEVIGYFILSVHCTYNPDRLVEGLEALMKYSLLSRDFHEGNLCYSLHHLIHRSVFERLRRCRELLEYVLIVAAHSIEFYVNRRSNEIGVISSVAPHFCSLTMSMIALGMICAGARQAINAVTYCLISGKDGVAKEIAQTVIVEVTKTRDVSGTIKKAFLRPLYLRLAAISASQESGSLGWEEHIKQAFGGREIHDLSFAEVAESYTDFSFIALLSKTPQCSVAVLKRLIRHQRSKGDQADQADLRYLWTRLADSLFRSSQWDKYGSLQKLFLLLLRGNDPDRVTGLYCLGYCRWRKDNYTEAFKHFREALETSGNASLKIEEKISVRWLVFDCCKMSKQFELGHKILKEGLPTLAGLPLANLWSLKYREKFCCSLYLLRKFSEAHSCLHYCLSVCPRLSEFETHLANIAVYFCLVLSKLDRSDEIFQTLNEFDYPFRHLIANDSAWEVLNDLVDIEVEAKEWDFVIFILKDVFLAYHSKHRLPLSKSSVSATVYLAQSLFQKGLLKEAYKVSSKALDEYEPRLFSDGGLLEILQSISVACKWQRTTFDSRALLPVLQKLRIVRFSFSETLHVRGDKEAALVYGENARKP; encoded by the exons ATGGTCGACGCTCGTACGAGAGAGCAGaaacttctttttgttttggCGGCAAACATTGTAGCAAGGCGTCGACCTCTTGAAACAGCTGCCATTGTAAATGTTGCAAAGCTCGTGCAATGCGGCGTGGCGTTGGAGTTAGAAGATGAATGGGATTCagaaggcgaagacggcgatttgaaggCGAGAATTTGCAAGACGATATGGATGCTAAAGGAACTTTACGATTCCGAACTTCTTTCGACGGAGACCGATCAACGAAGACTCGCTTTTTccgctttttcgtcgataCTTCAAGAGCATGACCCTTTTGTTTGGCGAgaatgtcttctttcttacaCAG AGCTGAGTGACAAAAAATTAGAGGAGTCCGTAGGCGAAGCAAATTTTTTcagtcctttttcttttctcgaagACTGTG TTGTCTTGGCCAGTGGAGACAGAACAGTTGATTTTAATTCTCCTTATCGTCCAG GGAAGCGATTAACGGAGAATAACACCAACGGAggccaaagaaaaaaatctgcTATTTCGCTCCTGTTTAACTCTAAATCAG ATGCAAGAAAACTTCTTTGGAGCATACTGAAAAATCAGAGAGATGTTATGCAACTGAGAAGTCTTGCTCATGCTACGCGAAGACAGGCTGAGTTCTCCATTCACTCAC GTGTCACGCCGAATGAAAAGCTAGATCGATCGGCATTTGAACAACGCATCTATAAATTTTGCTCTGAAGAGTTGCGTCAGTTTTGGCGACCACTTGGCCTACGCCTCGGTCTGTCTTCGAGTGAGCTGAAGGACATTGGAGACGAGTTTGATGGCTACGGTGACGAGTACAGAGCGTTGGCTGTCTTGCGAAATTGCTCAATTAGAGACGAGGCCGCCTTGTGCAATGTTCGCGATATTCTTCAAGAAATAAAGCGGAGCTTCTTTTCGCAAAAGAATATCGAGCAGAAGATTCAAA ATTTACCAAAGAGAGACGTTCCTTTTTTTGGTCGTCTTGAAGAACTAAAGCAGGTAGAGAGCTTTTTCTGGGGCGAAGAATCGAATGAGGCGCACTTGTTGCCTATCTCTCATAAGTTGCAG TACATCTGCGGAGTCGGAGGTGTGGGCAAGACAAGCCTTGCTCTTCAATATGCTACCCGCCTGGAACGGGCTTACCAGCGAAGCATGGTTTTCATTCATGCTCAGTCTCTCATGACTGCAGAAGCTTCGTTGCACGAATAT TTTCTCTTGGAAAATGCAAGGAATGATAAATCAGCTGCACGGTTAAGTGTTAAACagttgttttctcttttctatgACAGCGTCAAGCGCAACAACAGGATGCTTATCGTTTTTGACAATGCTGACCAGCTCGAAACGATGGCGAAATAccttcctccttcttctgTGTCTTGCCATGTATTGATAACAACTCGGACGTCACACCCTAATATACTTTTCAATGGTGAAAATTCCAATGTTTTAGTTCTTGAGACGCTAGAAGAATCAATCGCTACCTCATCATTGATCTACTTTACTGGTAGAGTGAAAGAGTCTTTGCCACGTAGAGAACTTGAAGCGGCACGAAAAATCGCGGTCGAAGCTCCGGTTGAAGGACTTCCCATTGCTCTGCGTCATGCTGGTTCCTATCTTTTAcgtcattgtgacgtcaccttcgAAGACTACTGGGAGACACTAGCCGAAGGGCAACGGCAGCTTGTTGCAGCGGCTTTGAATTTGGATGACTTTCTTCGCTATTTTCGACTGTCACATCTTGAAGAGGTTTTGCCCCGCGTTGGCATTAACACTCCATCTGATCTACTCTTGAAAAGCGATGATATTATGCTTCAACCATTTGACCGGCAATCGATGAACTTTGCTGTGGAGAAACTTAAGACCACACGTTACTCATTTTTAACCTGGGAAATGGATATTTCTGATATTGAGAAGAATTCACCTGTGGCTTTTTCAATTCTTTCATGCTGTTGTGTTATGGCATCGAGATTGATTCCGCAGGAAGTCATTGGATATTTTATTTTGAGCGTTCATTGCACTTACAATCCTGATCGACTGGTTGAAGGTTTAGAAGCGTTGATGAAATACTCACTCTTAAGCAGAGACTTCCACGAAGGTAACTTGTGTTACAGCTTGCACCATCTTATCCATCGGAGTGTTTTTGAACGTTTGAGGAGATGCCGGGAATTGTTGGAGTATGTGCTGATTGTCGCAGCGCACTCCATTGAATTTTATGTAAATCGCAGATCCAACGAAATCGGTGTCATCTCTAGCGTTGCTCCCCACTTTTGTTCCTTGACAATGAGCATGATTGCACTAGGAATGATTTGTGCAGGAGCCCGTCAAGCTATTAATGCTGTGACTTATTGCCTAATTTCAGGCAAAGATGGCgttgcaaaagaaattgcaCAAACTGTTATTGTCGAAGTAACGAAGACGCGAGATGTATCAGGAACGATCAAAAAAGCCTTTCTCCGTCCGC TTTATTTGAGGTTGGCTGCTATTTCTGCCAGTCAGGAAAGCGGGTCCTTAGGATGGGAAGAGCATATCAAGCAGGCATTTGGTGGCAGAGAAATTCACGATCTTTCTTTCGCCGAAGTGGCTGAATCTTACACTG atttttcttttattgcaTTGCTTTCCAAAACGCCTCAATGCAGCGTAGCGGTGTTGAAACGATTAATTCGACATCAGAGGAGCAAGGGAGATCAGGCTGATCAGGCTGATCTAAGATACT TATGGACACGTCTGGCGGATTCTTTGTTTCGTAGTTCTCAGTGGGATAAGTATGGCAGTCTTCAGAAactttttttattgcttTTGCGCGGTAATGATCCCGACAGAGTTACCG GCTTGTATTGCTTGGGTTACTGCAGGTGGCGAAAGGACAACTATACAGAAGCCTTTAAGCACTTCAGAGAGGCACTTGAGACCTCCGGCAATGCTTCTTTGAAAATTGAGGAAAAAATAAGTG TGCGCTGGCTCGTTTTTGACTGCTGCAAAATGTCAAAGCAATTCGAGCTTGGGCACAAAATTTTAAAGGAAGGATTACCTACTCTAGCAGGTTTACCTCTAGCGAATCTCTGGTCACTTAAAT ATAGAGAGAAATTCTGTTGTAGTCTGTATTTATTACGAAAGTTTTCCGAGGCTCACAGTTGTCTGCATTATTGCCTCTCTGTATGTCCTCGGCTAAGCGAATTTGAAACACACCTCGCGAATA TCGCTGTGTACTTCTGTCTGGTACTATCGAAATTGGACCGATCAgatgaaatttttcaaacgtTAAATGAGTTTGATTATCCGTTTCGCCATCTTATTGCCAATGATAGCGCTTGGGAAGTTTTGAATG ATTTGGTGGACATAGAAGTCGAGGCGAAGGAATGGGATTTTGTGATATTCATTTTGAAAGACGTCTTTTTGGCTTATCATAGTAAGCACAGATTGCCCTTGAGCAAAAGCAGTGTTTCAG CAACTGTATATCTTGCGCAAAGTCTGTTCCAGAAAGGATTGCTCAAGGAGGCATACAAAGTGTCGAGCAAAGCACTTGACGAGTACGAACCGAGGCTGTTTTCAGATGGCGGATTGTTAGAAATCC TTCAAAGCATTTCCGTTGCCTGTAAATGGCAACGAACGACATTTGACTCGCGTGCATTGCTGCCAGTGCTTCAAAAGTTAAGAA TTGTCAGGTTCTCTTTTTCGGAAACGTTGCATGTTCGTGGAGACAAAGAAGCGGCTCTTGTATATGGCGAAAATGCAAGGAAGCCTTAA
- the LOC136186938 gene encoding uncharacterized protein isoform X2 has protein sequence MVDARTREQKLLFVLAANIVARRRPLETAAIVNVAKLVQCGVALELEDEWDSEGEDGDLKARICKTIWMLKELYDSELLSTETDQRRLAFSAFSSILQEHDPFVWRECLLSYTELSDKKLEESVGEANFFSPFSFLEDCVVLASGDRTVDFNSPYRPGKRLTENNTNGGQRKKSAISLLFNSKSDARKLLWSILKNQRDVMQLRSLAHATRRQAEFSIHSRVTPNEKLDRSAFEQRIYKFCSEELRQFWRPLGLRLGLSSSELKDIGDEFDGYGDEYRALAVLRNCSIRDEAALCNVRDILQEIKRSFFSQKNIEQKIQNLPKRDVPFFGRLEELKQVESFFWGEESNEAHLLPISHKLQYICGVGGVGKTSLALQYATRLERAYQRSMVFIHAQSLMTAEASLHEYFLLENARNDKSAARLSVKQLFSLFYDSVKRNNRMLIVFDNADQLETMAKYLPPSSVSCHVLITTRTSHPNILFNGENSNVLVLETLEESIATSSLIYFTGRVKESLPRRELEAARKIAVEAPVEGLPIALRHAGSYLLRHCDVTFEDYWETLAEGQRQLVAAALNLDDFLRYFRLSHLEEVLPRVGINTPSDLLLKSDDIMLQPFDRQSMNFAVEKLKTTRYSFLTWEMDISDIEKNSPVAFSILSCCCVMASRLIPQEVIGYFILSVHCTYNPDRLVEGLEALMKYSLLSRDFHEGNLCYSLHHLIHRSVFERLRRCRELLEYVLIVAAHSIEFYVNRRSNEIGVISSVAPHFCSLTMSMIALGMICAGARQAINAVTYCLISGKDGVAKEIAQTVIVEVTKTRDVSGTIKKAFLRPLYLRLAAISASQESGSLGWEEHIKQAFGGREIHDLSFAEVAESYTDFSFIALLSKTPQCSVAVLKRLIRHQRSKGDQADQADLRYLWTRLADSLFRSSQWDKYGSLQKLFLLLLRGNDPDRVTGLYCLGYCRWRKDNYTEAFKHFREALETSGNASLKIEEKISVRWLVFDCCKMSKQFELGHKILKEGLPTLAGLPLANLWSLKYREKFCCSLYLLRKFSEAHSCLHYCLSVCPRLSEFETHLANIAVYFCLVLSKLDRSDEIFQTLNEFDYPFRHLIANDSAWEVLNDLVDIEVEAKEWDFVIFILKDVFLAYHNYEASLFLCIATVYLAQSLFQKGLLKEAYKVSSKALDEYEPRLFSDGGLLEILQSISVACKWQRTTFDSRALLPVLQKLRIVRFSFSETLHVRGDKEAALVYGENARKP, from the exons ATGGTCGACGCTCGTACGAGAGAGCAGaaacttctttttgttttggCGGCAAACATTGTAGCAAGGCGTCGACCTCTTGAAACAGCTGCCATTGTAAATGTTGCAAAGCTCGTGCAATGCGGCGTGGCGTTGGAGTTAGAAGATGAATGGGATTCagaaggcgaagacggcgatttgaaggCGAGAATTTGCAAGACGATATGGATGCTAAAGGAACTTTACGATTCCGAACTTCTTTCGACGGAGACCGATCAACGAAGACTCGCTTTTTccgctttttcgtcgataCTTCAAGAGCATGACCCTTTTGTTTGGCGAgaatgtcttctttcttacaCAG AGCTGAGTGACAAAAAATTAGAGGAGTCCGTAGGCGAAGCAAATTTTTTcagtcctttttcttttctcgaagACTGTG TTGTCTTGGCCAGTGGAGACAGAACAGTTGATTTTAATTCTCCTTATCGTCCAG GGAAGCGATTAACGGAGAATAACACCAACGGAggccaaagaaaaaaatctgcTATTTCGCTCCTGTTTAACTCTAAATCAG ATGCAAGAAAACTTCTTTGGAGCATACTGAAAAATCAGAGAGATGTTATGCAACTGAGAAGTCTTGCTCATGCTACGCGAAGACAGGCTGAGTTCTCCATTCACTCAC GTGTCACGCCGAATGAAAAGCTAGATCGATCGGCATTTGAACAACGCATCTATAAATTTTGCTCTGAAGAGTTGCGTCAGTTTTGGCGACCACTTGGCCTACGCCTCGGTCTGTCTTCGAGTGAGCTGAAGGACATTGGAGACGAGTTTGATGGCTACGGTGACGAGTACAGAGCGTTGGCTGTCTTGCGAAATTGCTCAATTAGAGACGAGGCCGCCTTGTGCAATGTTCGCGATATTCTTCAAGAAATAAAGCGGAGCTTCTTTTCGCAAAAGAATATCGAGCAGAAGATTCAAA ATTTACCAAAGAGAGACGTTCCTTTTTTTGGTCGTCTTGAAGAACTAAAGCAGGTAGAGAGCTTTTTCTGGGGCGAAGAATCGAATGAGGCGCACTTGTTGCCTATCTCTCATAAGTTGCAG TACATCTGCGGAGTCGGAGGTGTGGGCAAGACAAGCCTTGCTCTTCAATATGCTACCCGCCTGGAACGGGCTTACCAGCGAAGCATGGTTTTCATTCATGCTCAGTCTCTCATGACTGCAGAAGCTTCGTTGCACGAATAT TTTCTCTTGGAAAATGCAAGGAATGATAAATCAGCTGCACGGTTAAGTGTTAAACagttgttttctcttttctatgACAGCGTCAAGCGCAACAACAGGATGCTTATCGTTTTTGACAATGCTGACCAGCTCGAAACGATGGCGAAATAccttcctccttcttctgTGTCTTGCCATGTATTGATAACAACTCGGACGTCACACCCTAATATACTTTTCAATGGTGAAAATTCCAATGTTTTAGTTCTTGAGACGCTAGAAGAATCAATCGCTACCTCATCATTGATCTACTTTACTGGTAGAGTGAAAGAGTCTTTGCCACGTAGAGAACTTGAAGCGGCACGAAAAATCGCGGTCGAAGCTCCGGTTGAAGGACTTCCCATTGCTCTGCGTCATGCTGGTTCCTATCTTTTAcgtcattgtgacgtcaccttcgAAGACTACTGGGAGACACTAGCCGAAGGGCAACGGCAGCTTGTTGCAGCGGCTTTGAATTTGGATGACTTTCTTCGCTATTTTCGACTGTCACATCTTGAAGAGGTTTTGCCCCGCGTTGGCATTAACACTCCATCTGATCTACTCTTGAAAAGCGATGATATTATGCTTCAACCATTTGACCGGCAATCGATGAACTTTGCTGTGGAGAAACTTAAGACCACACGTTACTCATTTTTAACCTGGGAAATGGATATTTCTGATATTGAGAAGAATTCACCTGTGGCTTTTTCAATTCTTTCATGCTGTTGTGTTATGGCATCGAGATTGATTCCGCAGGAAGTCATTGGATATTTTATTTTGAGCGTTCATTGCACTTACAATCCTGATCGACTGGTTGAAGGTTTAGAAGCGTTGATGAAATACTCACTCTTAAGCAGAGACTTCCACGAAGGTAACTTGTGTTACAGCTTGCACCATCTTATCCATCGGAGTGTTTTTGAACGTTTGAGGAGATGCCGGGAATTGTTGGAGTATGTGCTGATTGTCGCAGCGCACTCCATTGAATTTTATGTAAATCGCAGATCCAACGAAATCGGTGTCATCTCTAGCGTTGCTCCCCACTTTTGTTCCTTGACAATGAGCATGATTGCACTAGGAATGATTTGTGCAGGAGCCCGTCAAGCTATTAATGCTGTGACTTATTGCCTAATTTCAGGCAAAGATGGCgttgcaaaagaaattgcaCAAACTGTTATTGTCGAAGTAACGAAGACGCGAGATGTATCAGGAACGATCAAAAAAGCCTTTCTCCGTCCGC TTTATTTGAGGTTGGCTGCTATTTCTGCCAGTCAGGAAAGCGGGTCCTTAGGATGGGAAGAGCATATCAAGCAGGCATTTGGTGGCAGAGAAATTCACGATCTTTCTTTCGCCGAAGTGGCTGAATCTTACACTG atttttcttttattgcaTTGCTTTCCAAAACGCCTCAATGCAGCGTAGCGGTGTTGAAACGATTAATTCGACATCAGAGGAGCAAGGGAGATCAGGCTGATCAGGCTGATCTAAGATACT TATGGACACGTCTGGCGGATTCTTTGTTTCGTAGTTCTCAGTGGGATAAGTATGGCAGTCTTCAGAAactttttttattgcttTTGCGCGGTAATGATCCCGACAGAGTTACCG GCTTGTATTGCTTGGGTTACTGCAGGTGGCGAAAGGACAACTATACAGAAGCCTTTAAGCACTTCAGAGAGGCACTTGAGACCTCCGGCAATGCTTCTTTGAAAATTGAGGAAAAAATAAGTG TGCGCTGGCTCGTTTTTGACTGCTGCAAAATGTCAAAGCAATTCGAGCTTGGGCACAAAATTTTAAAGGAAGGATTACCTACTCTAGCAGGTTTACCTCTAGCGAATCTCTGGTCACTTAAAT ATAGAGAGAAATTCTGTTGTAGTCTGTATTTATTACGAAAGTTTTCCGAGGCTCACAGTTGTCTGCATTATTGCCTCTCTGTATGTCCTCGGCTAAGCGAATTTGAAACACACCTCGCGAATA TCGCTGTGTACTTCTGTCTGGTACTATCGAAATTGGACCGATCAgatgaaatttttcaaacgtTAAATGAGTTTGATTATCCGTTTCGCCATCTTATTGCCAATGATAGCGCTTGGGAAGTTTTGAATG ATTTGGTGGACATAGAAGTCGAGGCGAAGGAATGGGATTTTGTGATATTCATTTTGAAAGACGTCTTTTTGGCTTATCATA ATTATGAGGCAAGTTTATTTTTATGTATAGCAACTGTATATCTTGCGCAAAGTCTGTTCCAGAAAGGATTGCTCAAGGAGGCATACAAAGTGTCGAGCAAAGCACTTGACGAGTACGAACCGAGGCTGTTTTCAGATGGCGGATTGTTAGAAATCC TTCAAAGCATTTCCGTTGCCTGTAAATGGCAACGAACGACATTTGACTCGCGTGCATTGCTGCCAGTGCTTCAAAAGTTAAGAA TTGTCAGGTTCTCTTTTTCGGAAACGTTGCATGTTCGTGGAGACAAAGAAGCGGCTCTTGTATATGGCGAAAATGCAAGGAAGCCTTAA
- the LOC136187071 gene encoding ankyrin repeat domain-containing protein 29-like isoform X3, translating to MEEDEFFSAIGKGDREVISHFIQSYPERWKEAANELGETSLHFALDAETAEFLISAGASLEAVDNQCGLTPFLRAVRSRNLEVMAVLIGTGCNIFAKSYVDNGALAIASGIGHLESAKRLVAFGLSVNEHHEARYTSLHLACHKGHVETAEFLISSGARLEALDVWGYTPFLRAVIKGESEVMAVLIKRGCNVFVKNFNGNGALALASQEGYLHIAKQLVEIGLRVNERHQDGFTSLHWACRDGRAETAKYLISAGASRY from the exons ATGGAAGAAGACG agTTCTTCTCTGCTATTGGGAAAGGAGACAGGGAAGTCATATCTCACTTTATCCAAAGCTATCCAGAAAGGTGGAAAGAAGCTGCGAATGAA CTGGGAGAGACTTCCCTTCATTTTGCTTTGGATGCTGAAACTGCCGAGTTTTTGATATCAGCTGGAGCTAGTTTGGAGGCTGTGGATAAT CAGTGCGGACTtacgccttttcttcgcgcTGTTCGAAGTAGAAATTTAGAAGTCATGGCTGTTCTCATCGGGACTGGCTGCAATATTTTTGCCAAGAGCTAT GTTGATAATGGAGCCTTGGCGATTGCAAGTGGGATAGGTCATTTAGAGAGTGCAAAACGACTTGTTGCTTTTGGATTGAGTGTCAATGAGCATCATGAG GCTCGCTATACTTCTCTACATTTGGCGTGTCACAAAGGACACGTTGAAACCGCAGAGTTTTTGATTTCATCTGGAGCTAGATTGGAGGCTTTGGACGTG TGGGGATATACACCTTTTCTTCGGGCCGTTATAAAAGGAGAATCAGAAGTCATGGCTGTTCTTATTAAGCGTGGCTGCAACGTTTTTGTAAAAAACTTT AACGGTAATGGGGCTCTGGCACTGGCGAGTCAGGAAGGCTATCTGCATATTGCCAAACAACTTGTTGAAATAGGACTGAGAGTCAATGAACGTCACCAG GATGGCTTCACTTCCCTTCACTGGGCGTGTCGGGATGGACGTGCTGAAACCGCCAAGTATCTCATTTCTGCTGGTGCATCTAGATATTGA